In Nymphaea colorata isolate Beijing-Zhang1983 chromosome 10, ASM883128v2, whole genome shotgun sequence, the genomic stretch CTGTTCATGGAaaagatgtcaatatatcttatttgaattgTCGAACTGtttaaaaaatcggatatgaaaataaaaattcaatacCAAACTCAAAAATGGAATCAGATTtagatgtacataaatataagatcagatttaaattcgatttcagatcagatttagttttagaTACATATCTTTTATCCAatattcttacattttgaaaattggtcggattcagttcaaaattcagatttggattcaaatgtgaatataaaaatcagatttaaattgTGAAATTCaatttcggatttggattcatgtataacttttcttcattcgtatttgaatccaaagTTGACTATGAGTACAAACATTATTCAGAAAAACAGATACAATaagagtatatctgatttgaatatgatttgtTAACATCCCTAAGTATAAACAAATGCCAATGACCATCTTAAGTTTGACTTATGTAAAGAACTATGGTGCATATTCCATTGATATAATCATTCTCGGATCTCGAGAGACCCAACCTCCTCAGGCATTCATTGTTCAGATGCAACAAGCAACTCTTTTTAACTAATAATGTACTAACTGAGGCGATTCCACATGCAATTATGCgttttaagcatgccttgctgTACCATACATCAGCCAACCAAGCATACGCGTGGGAAAGAATTTTATTACTACTTGGGAACCAATCGAATTGCAAATCTAGTTGGAAAACGCCTTTTATTTgcatcatatatttttttcataagaagATCTGACTGTCCCCCTCATCGATACGAATTACGATCGATAAGATTTAATTATCAAATGTTGGTTGATTTGACTTGAGAAATTTGTCCTCTTATTTCACAAATCGAGGACCTACTTATGAACGctttataaacaaaattaacaCTCATAACTGGACTACTAGATTTGATTCGTGTACTAACGCATGCCCCAATATGAAAAGATCTTTAACCTGCCCAttcacaaattttaaatttctactGAACTTGTTTTTACTGTTCTTATTAACAAGTTAGGTTTATTATATGATTCTAATTCAAGATTTGTTATTCCCAGTTACTGGCGTTCATATATCATTTTTCATCGCTGCATGCCTTTTACTCAAAAGTGCCAGACCGAGTCTcctacatctgaatccaaacatgGTATGCCATTATTAAGTCTGGATCCGTTTCTGCACATAGAAATAGTATTCTTGCTTATTTCGACGATCCACGATACAGAAGAAGCAGTTCGAGAATTACCAAATATGGCATCATAGAGGTCGATTCAATCGTCAAAAAAGAGGGTCTGATTCCGCCCTAGAAAAGAAAGCCTTCAACAAAAGCCAACCGTGCAAGGCGGTAGAGTCAGTGTGCATTCTCTCATGAACGCGAAACGGTGGTCGTTCCGCATCCCAATTgggtgaaatttttgaattggatcgCGCTACTTTGAAATCCGATAGTGTTTTTCGTAGTATACCGATGCTGAAAAGATTGTTTTATCAGCGTTCTTTTGGACGGACTGCAAACAGTGGATGCAGAACGCTTTAGTTACACGTGTATAGCTTCCCACGTAGGTCTCGAAGCAATCTTAAACCATAAAGGGCAGGGGAAACATGGCCGAAGTTTCGGATGTATTATCTCTTCCCCCTCTTTTCGAGTTCACCCACGTGTTTGCTCCCAAGGAGAAGCTGTCGTTAGTGGTCTGCatttggaaaagaaatcaaAGCCCTTGAAAAGAAGGTTGGGTACTTGGAATCAACCAGCATCATTTCATTTATAGAGAGAAATCCGGTGAGTCCCCATGTGAAGATAGAGGGGGTTCGTTCTCTTTCACTTTCACGCAGAAAACAACATCGTCGATAAGGACTCCCATTTTCACACTGCAAAACTTATATTCAGAACAAATGCCGTCCACATATCAAATTGCAAGACGAAGGCGCATCTGATCCTCTTGGAATGCGAAAGGTGGAAGAAGCCATTGTCTCCCTTGGAAGATCTACAGCTGATGCCGTCAATGGGCGGAACCTAAAGTCTACAAAGGATTGCATACTGCCTTCCAggttccattttttgtttgtacataaaccctaatttttaaataataatgcTCGGGGGCCGTTTAATTTGCCTCATAGGACCAAGTTTTCTGTAGGCAGTAATCACTGGGTTTGATTGAAGGGGATTCGTGGCGTTGCAACCAAGACGGAGAGTGGGTTAGCGCCGGTACCCAACAAGGAAGCAATTGATGGGTCAGATCTGGCACTCGGGACATGTGGGTCTGGTATAGGCAAATCTGGCattaggtatatatatatatatatatatatatacacgcaaACAAGGGTCTGCTCTTGAAAAGTATTTCAAACTgttgaaaaaatagtttgaatTCATTTTCTTATATGAGTTGTTTGGAATCTACGGCATAAATGATTTCTATTTACttattttcctatatatatatatatatcatagtcacaaaaacatattttcttcaaaaaaatgcgataaataaATTAGCAgttcaaaacttttaaaaaggtcattttttaaacgttaaaatgaaaaaaagaggcAAAGTCgtgtttttaatgcatttttcatgtttgttcctttttccttttatactttttttcacttttttaatgtcaaactgttttttttttgtttttttttatttgttgcaaatttacgTATTTTTTATGCTTGTATTATTAattgtttacttattttcttttctcctcatttttagttttaattttttttaaaaatttatcatatttttctcattttttaaagttggcATACATTTAAGGGACACCAAATCTATGttcaactttctctctcctctctctcattccgctctccctccctctttctcttctttgtctCTCGTGAAAGCCATCAGCGGCAGACTGGCTGGAAGGCATCGCGCCACTAAAGTGCCACTGGCGACAGCAGAGGGAGCTGCCCTTGCTTAGCCCTTCCCCTAAGGGGTTATGGTaaagatccattttgcaaataGTTATTTCATTAAGTGCTCCTTATGCAACCACTTGATTTTTTGGTGCGTTGTTGTCCTCGTCAATTATGTCGGTGACGATATCGTCATCGGGGATCAAAAGGTAGCTCTATGCTATAGAAAGTGTGTCGCGTGGGTTTTTATCAAACTACACTGACGTCATTTTCATTTCGAAGCAACCATCACGTCACGTCACGACAAAGCCCTATGCTCctataaaaaagaagaagaagaatggttttctttcaagaaattgCAACTTTTCCATTCAGAAGCACTTTGAACGATTTGTGTGAGGTCAGGACTAATTTTTTGAAAGGTAAGGACTAATTGCAATTCAATATTATTAGTACTTATTATAccaaaaaaatgtcattagtactcactttaCCAAAAAAAGGTGAAGACTAATTTCTTGAATTGGAACACTATCGTGAAGTGGCCGCCCTTGCGCAATTTGGGTCAGATACTTAGGCATTACCAAATAGAGGTGATGATCCTGAAATAAGATCGAATCTGAGGTCCTTAACCCCATGAGTCCAGTTATTGGCATGGAAGCTAGGTGCTAATCGAAGGTATATACCAGACTCAGGTTCAGAGCTACATTTTAGGAGAACACAGGCCATATTCGGATCATAATCAAGAACCTCGCGGTGACTCTAGTTGGTTCCCTGCCCACCCAAGAAAGACAAAGTGGAAATGTAAACGTACATGACAATAACATGCTTTCTCGATGCTGCCGTATTGCACCACAAATTTAGATTTTGGACAATCCTTTGCTATTAGATGGAGAGATGGACGTGCCAAAGACTGGACCTCAATTccgtttcaaataaatatcaatCGGACTCAAACTCGGATTTTAGTTTCGAATCAACATCTTATATGCAACATCCACACATTTCCAAAGTCAGCTCCTAACATATCATATTCGGATTTGGGTTTGCGTTTTAAAGTCGAATTCCACGttgaatgtgaaaataaaagtccaATCCAGAACATATTATTTATATGATGAATTTAAAAGTCATGTGACTCTGGTATTacacttttttcatttgaatttgattatgAATTGGAATTCAAACACGCGAACATCCATTCAAGGACGGAATTCGCACGAACCTATGCGGAGAGGAAGTGAAAGAATCTCCTCCGCCACATTGCAAAATATTAGACTATAGTTACTTGTACATATTTGCAAAAATTGATTCCTATCCCTTGCAAGAGTTGAGGCGAAGAGCAGTGCCTATCTTCTTCCTCTACTCATAGCTCGAGTTTGTAAAGGACACTAGTTCGAGTTGGATGAACTCGACTCGTGTTAGTAGAAAGATGAGATCATGTTATTTGAACAATCCTTTTATGTCCATCTACTCTCTCGTTTCCTTATGCAACTTATTGAAATAAGAAAGGCGAATCTAACTTTCACGTTTTGCAACACCATGGAGAAGTGGATAAAGATTTTGTTAACTCAGGAAGAAGACGAGCATGAAATTGTTAAATTACCTTTAAGACGAAGATGAACGTAGAAAGAAACCCTGCTTTTAAGAGTTAGGGTCGTACAAGAAACGTCCGCTTCGTTCTGCAATTTCGTCACCGTTCATCTTCTGAATGGACGGTGATACTCCACAAAGTACGCACGTAAGGCTTCTTTAGTGAGTTCGGCACCGTCCATCGTAGGAAACCAATGGACGAGATCGGAGGGCGCCTGTTTCCAGTTCACCGCGGCACTCAAGACGCCGTCTCTGAAAGCGAATGATGCGTTTCAAGGAATTGGGTCTTCCCCGATTTCCGGCAAACCAGAAGGGTTTTGCCGAATAACGAAGTTCCCGCCCGTGCGGGTGACCTGGGGCGTCTTCTGATCGCTTTTCTGAGGTAACAAGGCAAAGCTCCTTCTCTTTGATGAGTTGCAGAAGCCTAATTTCTGGTTTTGATTCTTCAGCAATTTGTTCTCTTCTCGACACCATCCATGTCGACCGGCCAGAATTGCATCTTCCCAGATGATGTTATCATTCAGATTCTTGCAAGACTGCCCGTGAAATATCTGTTTCGATTCAAATGCGTCTGTAAGTTATGGTGTAGACTACCTTCGGAGCCGTATTTTGTTCGTTTGTATGATGAGTTGTCCTCTTCTAGAATCGGGGTATTGCTGGAAATCGTGCAATCATCCACCATGTATCCGAATTTCGTCTATATGGATGGATTAAACGACACTGGCGAGTTCACTTCTGAATTCATGGGGGATAGAATCAAGATTCGAGCTTCCTGTAATGGGCTGTTGTGTTGTGCCAGCGTTCCTAATAGAGGAGTGTATTATGTGTGTAACCCTATGACCAGACAATGGATTACTCTCCCTAGGACTAGAAAGAGGCCGGTTAGCCGGTATCATCCCGATGATGAGTCCACCTTGGTGGGATTGGCTTTCGATCCGCCTGATCAGAAATTCAGTGTGGTTTTGGCCGGATTCTATCGCCCTTTTGGTCGGAGAGCCCTGGATTGCTTGGTCTGCCAGGTTTTTGATTCGGCAACTAATTTGTGGACACGGTCGATTTTCTCGCATAACGACGAATTCACCCATATGAATAAGAACCAAGCCGTCTACGCATATGGTGCTCTCCACTGGTTGACATATAGATCTTCATATGTTCTTGCGTTGGATTTGGAGAAGGGGACGTGGAGGAAGGTTTCTTTGCCAGATGCTCTTTTGGGTTCTTGCAATTCCAGAATTTACTTGTTGGAACTGGAAGGATCCGTGTCTATAATTCAGATTACAGAAGGTATGATGGTGATATGGTTGCTGAAGGACTATGTGAATCAGATTTGGATGGTGGCTGATAGAATTAGCCTGAGGTGTGTCAAGGCATTCATGTCTAGCATTTTTCCTATCAGCCAAAGCAGAGACTGTGTCTTCCTAGCTACCCAAAAACATGTTCTGCTGTACCATCGGGAGAGTAAAGTGTGGAAAGAGCTGTTTTCGGTGAAGAATACCATAGCATTCCCCTTGTGGTTCTCCGCTCATGCTTACAGAAGGACTCTGTTTTCTTGTCACCAGAGCCTGGACTCATAAATCTCATAAAGAGCAGCTGCATTTCTCCGAGAAATATGAGTTTGCTATTTCTCCGAGAAATATGAGTTTGCTGCAGTTGGATCGTCTGGAACACATTGTACATATAAGTGTAATAAATTTTTTCACtgcttccctttttctcttccgaaaaaaaaaaagaaaaaagaagacacaAGCAATCACTATGTAAATTACATTTTCCCTTGTAATTAACCTCGTCTTTTCTAAACATGGCAGGCATCGCTATGCTCACCTTTGatgttctaaatttctaatatCTCCATTGGTGTAAGGTCTTCTTAAATTTGCATTACAGTTATTTTGTGAGCAATGGTTCTGCACCtgggtgggtttgtgtttctgTAGGAAagaagtttaaaagaaaaaattccaGATTTGAAATTTCTTCACGATGATTCAATGACCCATGTTCATGGAGTACCAAATCTACCGATCATGAAAATTTCGTTTGGGCCTCTTTGCAAATCATTCAACTTTTCTAATTGGGTTTTTAGTTTTATGTTTAGATAACTTCTAGTTATATGTTTATAGGAATATGAACATAAATTGTAGGTTCAGCTCTATTTATTGAAGTCTTCCTTAAGCGTAGCCATGTACAGTAGGTGATGCAACCGATTTACTAGAAATTCAAGACCTAATAACCGACATTGTCTGTAGAAAGCTCGTAGAAATAAAGAATCACATAAGAGTCATTCTCATCCAAGGAGGTGGGATATACTCAGCAtgcaaatggaaaaagaaattcttTAGTCAGAACTATGTCTGGCAGTTGTGGTTATTGTAAGATGATCATGGTTGCAGTTGAAGGTGATGAGTTAACTAGTATGTTGGTCGTCGGGACATCTACTTCTCCTTTTATAGACCCTCCATGAGTGCTGATGCCTTCCTGGATCATCCGCGAGAAAAAAACTAGAATATGTTTGCCTGAGAAGATGACAAGTAGCATGGACGATTGCCAAAACATTTTCAGAGGGGTATCATTTGGTGGGATTTTGATAGAACTTGCACTGAGCAAATGGCCAAGCCTTGGAGGCCATACAAGTGCAATTGCAGGGCGGTACATCCTTTTCTGATGGCTTGAAGATTTCTTGCAATTGATCTATGAGAACTTAGGAATAAGCTCTCTTCTTTCTCCCCctgtattttcaaaaattttagaactattatttttctgaaagaCCCTTATGCCCTTATAAATCTGCAGAATATATGGACAGGCCCCCCACCCctttaaatttgtaaaaaatatgaatggttcctcccccttttttttttcctggctCGGCTACTGCTTGGATGTTAAGGTTATGTGCAGGATTTCATCTAAGCACTGGCCACACATGCATTTATGCATTTCTCATCAGGCTGCACGCTTTTTTATTCTGTAACCACTGGTGCATCTTGTTAATTGTTTTAGCAATtccttgtggacttagggcaaCAGAAACTAGTGGAGAAACTTTGTGGCATCTAACTTTTTACATGCACATATTGCTATTGGCAAAGGAACCAGGACAATTGCTTTAATAGCAGGAACTTCTCTTTGTGACTTCTTTCAgatttatttattatcttctTGATAGTCTCCTTGAGatccttttcaaatttgatggaACATTTCTTATTGGCTTTCTAACATTTCGAGATGCCATGTGAGGACAGTTAAAGATTTGATTAAACTGATCCAAATGAGCCACTTAATTGAGCTCCCactagttttcttctttttttgttgagaaaaaaagtaGTAGCTTTTTTGGATGTTAATTTCTGTGACCAAATGTGTCAGAACTAGCTCTTTTGACATGGttcttatatttatttgaaaaccaaccatgaaaaattttacaGCTTGTACGATTCTTATTTACACATCAGAGTTACATGATCTAATATCCTCCACTATGTTATTGGGTATGGGGGTTGCATCCAGGGGTTGATTTAGTCGAGAAAGACACTTGCAGATATGATGTTCAGAGGAATTGGAACCTGTAATTACCTCATGGGTTTCAATTGTGTTAGTTTTGCAAGTGTCTTTTAGCTAAGTAACAGCAGAAGTGATCTCCATAACCCGTAACCTTGAAAGAGACTAGTGtgcagtgtgtgtgtgtgtgtgtccccAAATAGTGGTAGTGTATGTGCATAACTAAGGAGTTCTCAGCATAACCCGTGACATGTTTTGGCTGTTTTTGTTCAATTCATGTGCATAACTGAGGAGTTCTCAGCATATCATTGTCAGCTTTGCGTGATGTGCTGCAAGAATAGTTGGATTTGACTGCCTTGCCTTGTGGgtatccttcatttttttccttcttgctctTTTGTTTCCTAGAACAGTTCGTTATTTTTGTCTTATTATTCGTCTATTTTGACATGTATACATGGTCTTCAATATCCCATGCAGGTATCATCTGATCTGTGATGCAGCATCAGTTACCCacattattttagtttttaccAAATGATTGCTTTCTAAaatatgagactaaattttttttaggtttcTTCTAAATTCctgtttgtttatttaaatattcTTCTTTCTGAAGTTGTACTGAAAAATCGTTGCTGGTTCCTGCAAAAAAATGACTTTGTCAAAGTTTTCTAGAAGATATTTTCTGAACACCTGCTTTAACATGTGTGCATATATTCCATCAACTTttagttttcaatcttccatGGAATGCCTTTAGTTGACGTGTTATTGTCTTTCCCTGGCATCCGTGGGTCGCTTTTTGTATAACcttgcatttttcatgtttggaATTAGTACTTTTTATTCTTATATGCACTGTGCCCTTTATTTCTTCCATGGTGCCTATACATCTCTTATTGCCCACTAGCCACCATTGGTTCTTCATTATTCTATTCATATTCTCTGCTCAGGTGCTGCAATTAACATTTGGTGATCTTCATGCCTTACCTGCAGATAGCATCCATGTAGGTCGAGGTAACAAGCACATTAGTTGTTTCAATGTGAAAATCTTTTCTCTCCACGCTTGCTTACGTAGCATTAACTATTTTTTCACCAAATTTTACGGATTTTGTCAAATGCCTGATCAATTCAGggaaaaacaaacaagaaaattccGTGTAGGGTGGTTACACACACAGGTCCACAAGATGCCAAGAATGCAAAGGTTTCAAATGTTCTTGTCCAATTTTACAAGCGTACTTTGCCTTGCTGTTATctgaatgaatatgtgatacTGCAGAAACAATAGGTTCTACTTTGTTTTGGTAAAACGTTTGGTATGAGGACATCTAGCTTATAGGTCTCTGCTCTCCACTTAAAAATCGGTTGCTTCATCTGCTGCACCTGGTTTACGTTTTTATTTATTCAACTCGAGATCCTCCGTTTCCGCTTTCATCTTCCAGGGAGATTCGTTTGTTAAAGTACTTCTAGATTTCAATAAGAACTGATAAATTAGTAGTGGAGCAGGATCTAGGAAGTGGACTTTTTGAAACATCGGAACAGCATATGTTTCGTCCACTTCTTTTAATGTGAACGTCAATGGGTTTGTTTTCAGAGCTTCAAAAGGTTCTTTTTGGTATTGAGGAATGAGATGCAGCAATGCTCTCACTGGGGCTGGCAGTCAGGTGAAACTCCaattagtttgattcttgtgggtgtTATGCTTTTGAGCACACTATACTAGTTGATGTTGATACTAGTTGATGTTGATGTGAACCCGTTAACTACGGGCAGGCATAAGGGAGCAAAACTGCTCGTGAGGGACAACTTGTACAACAATGAAATTGTGCTAAATGCGATCCTTGGCTTGCCACCCCCTGTTAGCACTTTCAAAAGGAGTCTTAATCAGAGTACTTGGAAGGCcgttttcaaaagaagaaaacattagCTCAAACCTGGCTCGCAGCATTTAAACAGAAATATACTTGACAGATATATGATGTCTGCTAATTTTGCAGCTTGGTTCAAGAATAAGTTGCATCTGTACATAGTCATCATCATGTTGCAAGGGTTCATGGGACCATGGGGGCCTTAATTCCAATCTCTGTCACATCAATTATCCTTGTTGGCATGATCAAATTGTTGCTGTAACCGGCAGTACATACAATTAAATGTAATTCCGTTCGTGGTAGGGAGTTCAAGATTACCATGTCATCATAATTGGAGTCTTCTGGACCTAACTTTCAAAGGTAATTTCACCTGCATTTGCCGAGGATGAAGCTCTTTTCATACGGAAAAGAAGGAAACCTTTATCTTGCCTGCTACCTATGTCTGTGGTTTCATGTGCGATGAGATCGCACCCGGTCAGTCACATGTAGATCTACCTAGAGAACCAATAAAGTTGAAACAAGGTGGAAACATTATATCGACAGATCAGGATTCTGTTAATATTCATGATTCACAAGAAACGCCATGCAAACATGTATGCAACTGGTCAACTtttaacatatttataaataaccgatttaaaatttgagaaattacaaacaaacacacactTCGTAAACGAAagacaatcaaatatatttaagaaaacCATTTTATCCCCAACAAAAAGTACCTTCAAACCAAGAGTTCTATCCAAATCAGCGATTTGAATTGAATCCATGGCATACCTATTCGATTCTATGGCCAATTCAAAAGTGTCAGGTGTCAGTTTGATGTCACAGAACTTTGTCAAACAAACTTATGACATCTATGAAGAAACGGAAAGATAAAGTAGGATGTAAACGAAGGTACTGAATGCACCCATTCTGAGCTTCATGTAATTCTTACCGACGAACTTGTCAGAGCTGGAGGCATCAAAATACCTTGGAAGCTGTTTCGAAGCTCTCATTGTTTTAAAACTCCATAACTTAGAAAATCTCATTTGGTCATTCAACTAAACTGATCCAAGCTTGCATCTTACCTGTTCGTTTATCGGTAACCCTAATATGCCATGCAAATTGCAAAAACGAACTAAGTGATCGGGAGTTACCTCTAGTGGCGTTTTGAAACTTAAGTTACTGTTTATGTTGTTAATTTAAATGGCTATTGGTATGTCCTAGTCAGTTTATTTAGAGATTATTTGGGTGCTGAAAACAGATGTAGGAAGCACCAATGGCGCCCTTAGGACAACGTACGTGTGACTtcatacaaaaaattaattccgcctcttcttcttttcgttATCATGGAGTTCACCTTTCTGTAATTGACCTGAAAAAAGTGTCTGAATACTATGATTCTATATGTAATATATCGCGATCACTACATCTAAGAATTGGGCCTCCATATTATTGGTACATAACATTTTGATATCTATAACATTGCCAAACAACGAGGAATATACATCTTCGTGGCATTTTAGCACATATATAGCCTTCTAGACATGCACAGACATGCTTGTATTCCAAGAAACATTCACCAGTATGTGTGTCCCAAAATTGCAACCTGTGTCACAAATCCCATTGAGTTATGCCTGTTAAGGTGGCGAGCCAATGAGTCCTCCTCCTACTGCCTTTAGATCAACCCGTCAAAGCAGAGGATCATCCTGCATAAGGAGGTTTAATTGTTTGTGTTTTCCAATACTTAGaaacatgaaagaaatattATTATGAaactattattattgttatgaatGTAAGCATGCATGTTTTGCAAGACCAGCCATTATATATCCAAATTATTCTTTGGAATCCATGTTATATTTCCTAGCAGAACATGACTACCATTCTCGGAAACCACCGTAGCATCGGTTCCAAGACCTGGTTCCTTCAGACCTTCATGGGAGTTGGACACGTTATCCAGCTGCAAACATTCTCgttctaaaatttgaaattgcatGATCAAATCCAAGGCGAAGTACCAAACGAATAAAAAATGGCTAAAGATTGTGATATTCCATATTTTCTAGGCGCTGAGTCATTTTGTCTCTCTAATTATACCACAACACCAAGCGGCTCGTTTTTTTCGATCCTTAGACGTGGGAACTTTATGGTCAGATCCTAAGCAAGCCAATCAATATTAAGAGCGAGAATGATCAGGTGCGACTTCGACTTTAGTTCCTCTGCCTCTCTCTAGACAAAATTCGTAGACATCATCATTCTAATGCAAATCGACCAAGAAACAGGCTCTATTGGAAATTCCCGTTTTCTCCTCCGCCAATGCTTCGCCCTGCGCAGTctcatttaagaaaaaaaaaaaaaaaaactcttcccACAACTAAATGCAAGAAATGCTATTAATTTTCCGCCCAAGGCAATGATAGAAAAGAAATAGTTACAATTGGATGATGAGAACTAGGCGGGCTACAGTCTTGTCCGCATGAAGGGGTAGCATGACTTTGGACTTATTCTGAAAAGTTTAGGGGATGAGAAGTATCGCGCCCTTCTCAATAGGCCCCAGAATTTCTTCTCCCATATCACTATCCACCAAATCCCCAACTTCGCTCCGTTGTTGGTGTACGAATTTCTGCTACGTGGCTACctcttctttctgtttcttgGACCCTCATGCGCTTCAATTCGAGGTATGTATTCCTTTACTTCTTATTCTGTGCAAGTTAAtctattattcttgattttccTCATGTGGGTAGTGCATGTTCTGGCTGTTGGATCTCTAATCTTCATTTTCGCAGCCACAGTCTTGGAGTAGAATAATTTTGATCGCTACCATCATTATAGTTGGTTTGATTCATCCGGAATTTGTTCTGTTTGTGAATGGGCAGGTCGGTATTAGGTTAATACCGTTTAGAATTTCTTGCGCTTGTTGATTTTTCAGAGGGACATCAAAGATTGGCTATCTTTGGTTCGCTTTCGTTGTTTCGtcatcttccctttcttcttcgtTTTATCGATCAGTTTTTGCTGTGAATGGCTTAGACTTGCCATAGGATGTTGTTCATGGATTT encodes the following:
- the LOC116263434 gene encoding F-box protein At5g49610; this translates as MSTGQNCIFPDDVIIQILARLPVKYLFRFKCVCKLWCRLPSEPYFVRLYDELSSSRIGVLLEIVQSSTMYPNFVYMDGLNDTGEFTSEFMGDRIKIRASCNGLLCCASVPNRGVYYVCNPMTRQWITLPRTRKRPVSRYHPDDESTLVGLAFDPPDQKFSVVLAGFYRPFGRRALDCLVCQVFDSATNLWTRSIFSHNDEFTHMNKNQAVYAYGALHWLTYRSSYVLALDLEKGTWRKVSLPDALLGSCNSRIYLLELEGSVSIIQITEGMMVIWLLKDYVNQIWMVADRISLRCVKAFMSSIFPISQSRDCVFLATQKHVLLYHRESKVWKELFSVKNTIAFPLWFSAHAYRRTLFSCHQSLDS